The following proteins are encoded in a genomic region of Prionailurus viverrinus isolate Anna chromosome E3, UM_Priviv_1.0, whole genome shotgun sequence:
- the SSTR5 gene encoding somatostatin receptor type 5: protein MEPLFPVPTLAAWNASAAAAPGAGGHNGTLAGPAASPGARAVVVPVLYLLVCVVGLGGNALVIYVVLRHAKMKTVTNIYILNLAVADVLLMLGLPFLATQNAVSYWPFGPVLCRLVMTLDGINQFTSVFCLTVMSVDRYLAVVHPIRSARWRRPRVAKLASAGVWTFSLLMSLPLVVFADIQEGWDTCNVSWPEPVGLWGAVFIIYTSVLGFFGPLLVICLCYLLIVVKVKASGVRVGATRRRSERKATRMVVVVVVVFAGCWLPFFIVNIVNLAFVLPAEPASAGAYFFVVVLSYANSCANPVLYGFLSDNFRQSFRKVLCLRKGYGAEDAEAAEPQADKSGRLREATTPARGSEANGLMQTSRL from the coding sequence ATGGAGCCTCTGTTCCCGGTCCCCACGCTGGCCGCCTGGAACGCCTCCGCGGCGGCGGCCCCCGGCGCGGGCGGCCACAACGGGACGCTGGCGGGGCCGGCGGCCTCGCCGGGGGCCCGCGCCGTGGTGGTGCCCGTGCTGTACCTGCTGGTGTgcgtggtggggctggggggtaACGCTCTGGTCATCTACGTGGTGCTGCGCCACGCCAAGATGAAGACGGTCACCAACATCTACATCCTCAACCTGGCCGTGGCTGACGTGCTGCTCATGCTGGGGCTGCCCTTCCTGGCCACGCAGAACGCCGTCTCCTACTGGCCCttcggccccgtcctgtgccgcCTGGTCATGACCTTGGACGGCATCAACCAGTTCACCAGCGTCTTCTGCCTGACCGTCATGAGCGTGGACCGCTACCTGGCCGTCGTCCACCCCATCCGCTCCGCCCGCTGGCGCCGCCCCAGGGTGGCCAAGCTGGCGAGCGCGGGCGTCTGGACCTTCTCGCTGCTCATGTCGCTGCCCCTGGTGGTCTTTGCGGACATCCAGGAGGGCTGGGACACCTGCAACGTCAGCTGGCCGGAGCCCGTGGGCCTGTGGGGCGCCGTGTTCATCATCTACACTTCCGTGCTGGGCTTCTTCGGGCCGCTGTTGGTCATCTGCCTGTGCTACCTGCTCatcgtggtcaaggtgaaggcgTCGGGCGTGCGCGTGGGCGCCACGCGGCGGCGCTCGGAGCGCAAGGCGACCcgcatggtggtggtggtggtcgtggTGTTTGCGGGCTGCTGGCTGCCTTTCTTCATCGTCAACATCGTCAACCTGGCCTTCGTCCTGCCCGCGGAGCCCGCCTCCGCGGGCGCCTACTTCTTCGTCGTCGTCCTGTCCTACGCCAACAGCTGCGCCAACCCCGTGCTCTACGGCTTCCTCTCTGACAACTTCCGCCAGAGCTTCCGGAAGGTTCTGTGCCTCCGCAAGGGCTACGGCGCCGAGGACGCGGAGGCCGCGGAGCCCCAGGCCGACAAGAGCGGCCGGCTTCGGGAGGCCACGACGCCCGCGCGCGGCTCCGAGGCCAACGGGCTCATGCAGACCAGCCGGCTGTGA